Proteins encoded together in one Bacteroidota bacterium window:
- a CDS encoding caspase family protein: MKTRLKHYIFLLMTTLATFAGLSAQDVSELKYTGADGTQYTGLLVYTNEEESFMRVKFMQGSQYRVVHTDYAAVTGEEDGANYFFLVGANAHYITESDGNAYNPDHFIWVWEEDGQYDLPYTSDNAEYDMTEAIQVKSYTQLQKGKVTDAYLKSFFGTNEPEYLSLRKFFGLDKSTTPVAPTVAEGKATIHLMVVANTAIGDIGGSCAIDKRNLVSEFKGIADATGMGYKQYILEDQDFTKSNLVATMNNFRPGANDVVVFVYRGHGFRWSNQTQSYPQLDLRYSSFTRISEATSINLEDVYTTIKAKGARLNLFFADCCNSDIGISQMTSASFMNMQANNNYDTQKLRKLFLGSKGSLISTAASPGEVSWANNANGGFYTVSFLQALRDEISYLHQDEADWKGLIQNTIKGARYKSTKGVCSNCTVQNGIYYSEVSYGK, from the coding sequence ATGAAAACGAGACTCAAGCATTACATTTTTTTGCTGATGACGACGCTGGCAACTTTTGCCGGACTCAGTGCGCAAGACGTCAGCGAACTAAAGTACACCGGCGCCGACGGCACGCAGTACACGGGCCTGCTTGTGTACACGAATGAAGAGGAGAGCTTCATGCGTGTCAAATTCATGCAAGGCAGCCAATACCGTGTGGTTCATACCGACTATGCCGCAGTGACGGGCGAAGAGGATGGTGCCAATTACTTTTTTCTGGTCGGTGCCAATGCCCACTACATCACGGAATCAGATGGCAACGCCTACAATCCCGACCATTTCATCTGGGTTTGGGAAGAGGATGGCCAATATGACCTGCCCTATACTTCTGACAATGCCGAGTACGACATGACCGAGGCGATTCAGGTTAAATCCTATACGCAGCTTCAGAAGGGCAAGGTGACGGATGCCTATCTCAAGAGTTTCTTTGGGACAAACGAACCCGAATATTTGTCGCTGCGCAAGTTTTTTGGGCTTGACAAATCTACTACGCCTGTGGCGCCCACGGTCGCAGAAGGCAAGGCGACCATTCACCTGATGGTTGTGGCAAATACGGCGATTGGCGACATCGGCGGCAGTTGTGCCATCGACAAGCGCAATCTTGTAAGCGAATTCAAAGGCATCGCCGATGCCACGGGAATGGGTTACAAACAATACATCCTCGAAGATCAAGACTTCACAAAATCCAACCTGGTCGCTACGATGAACAACTTCAGGCCCGGAGCCAATGACGTGGTCGTCTTTGTTTACCGTGGCCATGGCTTCCGCTGGTCCAATCAGACGCAGAGTTATCCGCAGTTGGACCTGCGCTACTCGTCGTTTACCCGCATTTCGGAGGCAACTTCGATCAATTTGGAGGATGTCTATACGACCATCAAGGCCAAAGGCGCACGTCTGAACCTCTTTTTTGCGGACTGCTGCAATTCAGATATCGGCATCAGCCAAATGACTTCGGCGAGTTTCATGAACATGCAGGCCAACAACAATTATGATACGCAAAAGCTGCGCAAGCTTTTCCTTGGCTCCAAAGGCAGCCTGATTTCCACGGCAGCAAGCCCTGGAGAGGTCTCTTGGGCCAACAATGCCAATGGCGGATTCTATACGGTGAGCTTTTTGCAGGCCCTGCGTGACGAGATCAGCTACCTGCACCAAGACGAAGCCGACTGGAAAGGCTTGATCCAAAACACAATCAAGGGTGCCCGCTACAAGTCAACCAAGGGTGTTTGCTCCAACTGCACGGTTCAAAACGGCATTTATTATTCCGAGGTGTCCTATGGAAAATAA
- a CDS encoding tetratricopeptide repeat protein has product MNAVQRLVVFFTLALLTHTAQAQGVVRLYNEALDDYMANRFVQAEEKLRLVLKQQKIYPDAYYLFGQCRWQQKEYKQAIKWYDKALKQTPSNVEFVFHKALAYQDLGKVTKATRYYLQATKIDPNYSMAWKRLGGIFFKAGNYGQAIDYHTRAIDANPLDKEAFMLRANAQAALGNLPEAVTDYNLVLQHDAEDVDAWFNLASVEVRQSHAYEAVKAYSMVIDRRPDDRDARLNRGLLLLALGLKEDALKDINHAIEVDTAFAASWWNKGFILLEMEHFGDALASAQKAAELNPKDADNWSLIGKITFKLRRYQQAIAAYDRCLSLDNRSAEAYLNRGEAKRVLNDAKGACKDWHQVLKLDTAALAQKAQNWIDINCE; this is encoded by the coding sequence ATGAACGCAGTTCAACGGCTCGTCGTCTTCTTCACACTCGCCCTCCTCACCCACACTGCGCAAGCGCAGGGGGTGGTGCGCCTGTACAATGAGGCGCTCGACGACTACATGGCCAACCGCTTTGTACAGGCGGAGGAAAAGCTGCGGCTGGTCCTGAAGCAGCAAAAGATCTATCCCGATGCTTATTATCTCTTCGGACAATGTCGCTGGCAACAAAAGGAATACAAACAAGCCATTAAATGGTATGACAAAGCCCTGAAACAGACCCCTTCCAATGTCGAATTCGTTTTTCACAAGGCACTGGCTTACCAAGACTTGGGCAAGGTGACCAAGGCCACACGTTATTATCTTCAGGCCACCAAAATCGACCCGAATTATTCGATGGCTTGGAAGCGGCTTGGAGGTATCTTTTTCAAAGCAGGGAATTACGGCCAAGCCATCGACTACCATACCCGCGCCATCGACGCCAATCCGCTGGACAAGGAAGCATTTATGTTGCGGGCGAATGCGCAGGCTGCCCTTGGCAACTTGCCCGAGGCCGTGACCGATTACAACCTTGTGCTGCAACACGATGCCGAGGACGTTGATGCCTGGTTCAACCTGGCAAGCGTGGAAGTTAGGCAAAGCCATGCCTACGAAGCCGTGAAGGCTTATTCGATGGTGATCGACCGGCGGCCCGACGACCGGGATGCACGCTTGAACCGCGGACTACTCCTGCTAGCCCTCGGCTTGAAGGAGGATGCACTCAAAGACATCAATCATGCGATCGAAGTGGACACGGCCTTTGCAGCTAGTTGGTGGAACAAGGGCTTTATCCTGCTGGAGATGGAACACTTTGGCGATGCATTGGCAAGTGCCCAAAAGGCCGCCGAACTCAATCCCAAGGATGCTGACAATTGGTCATTGATCGGGAAAATCACCTTCAAATTGCGGCGGTATCAACAAGCGATTGCAGCCTATGACCGTTGTTTGAGTTTGGACAACCGTTCCGCGGAGGCTTATTTGAACCGCGGCGAGGCGAAACGTGTGCTCAATGATGCCAAAGGTGCTTGCAAGGATTGGCATCAAGTCCTGAAACTGGACACCGCCGCACTTGCCCAGAAGGCGCAAAATTGGATCGATATCAATTGTGAATAA
- a CDS encoding bifunctional 3-deoxy-7-phosphoheptulonate synthase/chorismate mutase type II, with protein sequence MTRVESLTQTVVAESEAGEPSHMIIAGPCSAETEEQVMDTARQLADAGISYFRAGIWKPRTSPDSFEGVGHEALGWLKRVQQEVGLRTTVEVANARHVEAALEAGVDMLWIGARTTVNPFTVQEIADSLRGVKIPVMVKNPVNPDLELWKGAIVRIQRADVGQVMACHRGFNVYGKSLFRNEPLWEIPIELKRVMPEIPIICDPSHISGRRKYIPEIARKALNLGYDGLMIETHPNPDAAWSDAAQQLTPTAFKELLQHLQWRQHTTDNPSYKEQVSILRDAIDITDADLLQLLADRMELSKRIGALKQENNIAFYQHNRWNAIVEQAQQHAGKLQMDQEFVLKLFSLIHLESIDIQGE encoded by the coding sequence ATGACGCGCGTAGAATCCTTGACACAGACGGTGGTTGCCGAAAGCGAAGCTGGCGAACCCAGCCACATGATCATCGCAGGCCCCTGCAGTGCAGAGACCGAGGAGCAGGTGATGGACACTGCCCGGCAATTGGCCGATGCAGGCATTAGCTATTTCAGGGCGGGGATTTGGAAGCCGCGGACTTCCCCCGACAGCTTCGAAGGTGTCGGCCATGAAGCCCTCGGTTGGCTCAAGCGGGTGCAGCAAGAAGTCGGTCTGCGCACGACCGTCGAGGTCGCCAATGCCCGCCACGTGGAGGCAGCCTTGGAAGCCGGCGTGGACATGCTCTGGATCGGTGCCCGCACTACCGTCAATCCGTTTACCGTTCAGGAAATCGCCGATTCGCTGCGCGGAGTCAAGATTCCGGTCATGGTCAAAAATCCGGTCAATCCCGACCTCGAACTTTGGAAGGGCGCGATTGTGCGCATCCAACGTGCCGATGTCGGGCAAGTCATGGCCTGCCACCGCGGATTTAACGTCTATGGCAAAAGCCTGTTCCGTAACGAGCCGCTTTGGGAAATTCCCATCGAACTCAAGCGCGTGATGCCCGAAATTCCGATCATTTGCGATCCGAGCCATATCTCCGGTCGCCGCAAATACATTCCTGAAATTGCCCGCAAGGCGCTCAATCTGGGCTACGACGGCCTTATGATCGAGACCCATCCCAATCCCGACGCGGCTTGGAGCGATGCGGCGCAGCAGCTTACGCCGACTGCCTTCAAGGAGCTTTTGCAGCACCTTCAATGGCGTCAGCATACGACCGACAATCCGAGTTACAAGGAACAGGTGTCGATCTTGCGGGATGCGATCGACATTACAGATGCGGATTTGCTGCAATTGCTGGCCGATCGTATGGAGCTGAGCAAGCGCATTGGCGCGCTCAAGCAAGAAAACAACATCGCTTTCTACCAGCACAACCGCTGGAATGCCATCGTTGAGCAGGCGCAACAGCACGCTGGCAAGCTCCAAATGGACCAGGAATTTGTGCTCAAGCTGTTTTCGTTGATTCACTTGGAGTCGATTGACATCCAAGGAGAATAA
- a CDS encoding EamA family transporter, with protein sequence MEKRTKAYLQIHTAVLLYGLTGILGDLITIPKPTLVWWRMLLTVLTFVFWPGVVRDALRLDRKSLLRMVGIGVLVAIHWVTFFGAIALTNASVTLAMLASATFFTALFEPIFTGRKFKGYELLLGLAIVPGVALVVGSTQFEITGIIMALFSAAVAAIFSIFNKGLVGKHNSLTMTMVELGSGFVFLSLLAPFFYGFFPDQAFFPVEWDWLYFAILAFACTSFAYVITLRALQVLPTFSVNLTINLEPVYTMIIAYFFLNDAAELNLGFYIGAGVIIVSVFFHPLLMRIFEKDSSNGLPH encoded by the coding sequence ATGGAAAAGCGTACCAAGGCCTATTTGCAGATTCATACTGCCGTCTTGCTTTACGGCCTGACCGGTATTTTGGGAGATCTGATCACGATTCCCAAGCCGACCTTGGTCTGGTGGCGGATGCTGTTGACCGTGCTCACCTTTGTCTTCTGGCCGGGCGTGGTGCGCGATGCCTTGCGTTTGGACAGAAAGTCGCTCCTGCGAATGGTCGGCATCGGCGTATTGGTGGCCATTCACTGGGTCACATTTTTTGGCGCGATTGCCCTGACGAATGCCTCCGTGACCCTTGCCATGCTCGCCTCGGCGACGTTTTTTACTGCCCTTTTCGAGCCGATTTTTACCGGACGCAAGTTCAAAGGCTACGAATTGTTGCTGGGCTTGGCAATCGTGCCGGGCGTCGCCTTGGTCGTCGGCAGTACACAGTTTGAGATCACCGGGATCATCATGGCGCTGTTTTCAGCTGCCGTGGCAGCCATTTTCAGCATCTTCAACAAGGGCTTGGTCGGCAAACACAATTCGTTGACGATGACCATGGTAGAGCTGGGTTCGGGATTCGTTTTCTTGTCCTTGCTCGCGCCCTTCTTCTACGGATTTTTCCCTGACCAAGCCTTTTTTCCCGTCGAATGGGATTGGTTGTATTTCGCCATTCTCGCATTTGCCTGCACCTCCTTTGCCTACGTGATCACGCTGCGCGCGCTGCAAGTCTTGCCGACCTTCAGCGTGAACCTCACCATCAATTTGGAGCCGGTGTACACGATGATCATCGCCTATTTTTTCCTGAACGACGCCGCCGAATTGAACCTCGGCTTTTACATCGGTGCAGGTGTGATCATCGTTTCGGTGTTTTTTCATCCGTTGCTGATGCGGATATTTGAAAAGGATTCGTCGAATGGATTGCCACACTAG
- a CDS encoding TonB-dependent receptor: MRTLTRRLFFLVGFFALGGTTWLAAQNATISGVVLDENKAPLTGATVVLEGTNYGAMTDGDGNYTIDGVKPGDYTLSVNYVSYDKFQQVLAVTAGEKMVVDIGMKLKVMDDVIIVGYGTERKRDMTGSVSKITSRELNDIPGTSFDATLQGKAAGVQVIQGSGIAGAGAKITVRGSGSVSAGGDPLYVVDGIPITQDPFLSGDRGGQNNNPLSSINPADIESIEILKDAAAAAIYGSRGANGVILITTKRGKTGKPTFNLSARSGISRPAKLQRFVDTPEWVQLYQEAWENDGNVGQPAVLPGGFSVDSALANGTTDWQDLTTGTGVKQEYDLSMTQGTEKFKTYVNLSAMNNQSYLLGNSYRRYTGRVNIDWNILKNLKLGVSASGAYGRNNKIGQAWDGSLGMAQSNALPYFNEETSNSAFGGGNPINRRTQIDWRSIEKRSINTVNLQYTPIKNLTLSANGSLDYMNLGDYYLEDSLWTNWYVIGKNWHNNIVNWNTNATAKYDFNMLPKNHKLSLMAGGEAQKMKRTSGYMEVSDVDNQLYLDWEGTENSDTIETDYPLDAWSFVSTFGRVNYQLNDKYVLKASLRVDGSSKFGRNNRYGYFPAAGAAWIISEEGFWKDKLSKAVNFFKLKASFGVTGNADIPSFLRFGTFSGRDNNIQYNGDSIIFPIRLENPDLSWETTQTVDAGFEFGVLNDRITGEFAVYNKESRDVLLRTSSPSSSGFKEYWQNIGHIRNRGVELGITSYNLTGALKWKTTLNIARNRNLVVDVGTTPPDALSGSGDTRVVPGYPVGVNYLVRFSHVDPATGKPVYLDAAGNETMEWRTENRVVVGNVQPAAQGGLRNTFEWKGFDLNIFWTFTIGGKIYDDAAKRQFGVVSNWNMREEIINRWTTPGQTDAQYPRLTLDPATYGLDNEWNYNSTLFLYDASYARLKNVNFGYNFKITQEKKWFINKLRVYASATNLLTFTKYPGSDPEIVRDHNGPQGRNISPNVTYLTPPQERTVSLGVDVQF; encoded by the coding sequence ATGAGGACATTAACTAGAAGACTATTTTTCCTTGTAGGATTTTTTGCCTTAGGAGGAACCACATGGCTCGCCGCTCAAAATGCGACGATTTCCGGGGTGGTTCTGGACGAAAACAAAGCCCCGTTGACGGGCGCAACGGTTGTGCTGGAAGGTACGAACTATGGCGCCATGACCGATGGCGATGGCAACTACACCATTGACGGTGTGAAGCCGGGAGACTACACGCTCTCGGTCAATTACGTCAGTTATGACAAGTTCCAACAGGTCTTGGCCGTGACTGCCGGTGAGAAAATGGTTGTGGACATTGGGATGAAACTCAAAGTCATGGATGATGTGATCATTGTCGGGTATGGCACGGAGCGCAAGCGCGACATGACCGGCTCCGTATCCAAGATCACCTCCAGGGAGTTGAATGACATCCCGGGCACGAGCTTTGACGCGACGTTGCAAGGCAAGGCCGCAGGGGTTCAAGTGATCCAAGGAAGCGGCATTGCAGGCGCAGGTGCCAAGATTACCGTTCGTGGATCCGGCTCTGTCTCCGCTGGCGGTGACCCGTTGTATGTCGTGGACGGAATTCCGATCACGCAAGATCCGTTTTTGAGCGGCGACCGCGGCGGACAAAACAACAATCCGCTTTCCTCGATCAATCCAGCCGATATCGAGAGCATTGAGATCTTGAAGGATGCAGCCGCTGCTGCCATCTACGGCTCGCGTGGCGCCAATGGCGTGATCTTGATCACCACCAAACGTGGCAAGACCGGCAAGCCGACCTTCAACCTTTCGGCACGCTCAGGCATCTCACGCCCAGCCAAATTGCAGCGCTTTGTCGACACCCCTGAATGGGTGCAACTCTATCAAGAAGCCTGGGAAAACGATGGCAACGTGGGCCAACCCGCGGTGTTGCCTGGTGGATTCAGCGTGGATTCAGCCCTCGCGAACGGCACGACCGACTGGCAGGACTTGACAACAGGTACGGGAGTCAAGCAGGAATATGACCTCTCGATGACGCAAGGAACCGAAAAGTTCAAGACCTATGTGAACTTGTCGGCAATGAACAATCAGAGCTACCTCCTCGGCAACAGCTATCGCCGCTACACCGGCCGCGTGAACATTGACTGGAACATCCTCAAGAATTTGAAGTTGGGCGTTTCCGCCTCCGGTGCTTATGGCCGCAACAACAAGATCGGTCAGGCTTGGGACGGTTCGTTGGGAATGGCGCAGTCCAATGCATTGCCTTATTTCAACGAAGAAACCTCCAACAGCGCATTTGGTGGCGGCAACCCGATCAACCGCCGCACTCAGATTGACTGGCGCAGCATCGAGAAACGCAGCATCAACACCGTTAATCTGCAATATACCCCGATCAAGAATTTGACCTTGAGTGCCAATGGCAGCTTGGATTATATGAATCTGGGTGACTATTACCTCGAAGACAGCCTCTGGACCAATTGGTACGTGATCGGAAAAAACTGGCACAATAACATCGTGAATTGGAACACGAATGCTACGGCCAAATACGACTTCAACATGCTGCCCAAAAACCACAAGTTGAGCCTCATGGCTGGCGGCGAAGCTCAAAAAATGAAGCGCACAAGCGGTTACATGGAGGTGAGCGACGTGGACAATCAGCTTTACCTGGATTGGGAAGGCACTGAAAACAGCGACACGATCGAAACGGACTATCCGCTGGATGCTTGGTCGTTTGTTTCGACATTCGGCAGGGTCAATTATCAGCTGAATGATAAATATGTGCTCAAAGCCTCTTTGCGCGTGGATGGCAGTTCGAAGTTTGGACGCAACAACCGCTATGGCTACTTCCCTGCTGCAGGCGCAGCTTGGATCATCTCGGAAGAAGGCTTCTGGAAAGACAAGCTGAGCAAGGCCGTGAACTTCTTCAAGCTCAAGGCAAGCTTTGGTGTCACCGGCAACGCCGACATCCCGAGCTTCTTGCGTTTCGGCACATTCTCCGGTCGCGACAACAACATCCAATACAACGGCGATTCGATCATCTTCCCGATTCGTCTGGAAAACCCCGACCTCAGCTGGGAAACCACGCAAACGGTGGATGCGGGCTTTGAATTTGGCGTGTTGAACGATCGGATCACGGGTGAATTTGCCGTGTACAACAAGGAGTCACGCGACGTGCTCTTGCGCACTTCTTCGCCAAGTTCTTCAGGTTTCAAGGAATACTGGCAGAATATCGGCCACATCCGCAACCGTGGTGTTGAGCTCGGTATCACAAGCTACAACCTTACCGGCGCATTAAAATGGAAGACGACCCTCAACATTGCCCGCAACCGCAACTTGGTGGTAGACGTTGGCACGACGCCTCCTGACGCGCTTTCAGGCAGCGGGGATACGCGTGTTGTACCGGGTTACCCTGTCGGTGTGAATTACCTCGTACGTTTCAGCCATGTCGATCCTGCAACCGGGAAGCCGGTTTATTTGGATGCCGCTGGCAACGAAACCATGGAATGGCGCACCGAAAACCGCGTTGTTGTCGGCAACGTGCAGCCCGCAGCACAAGGAGGCCTCCGCAACACCTTCGAATGGAAAGGCTTTGACTTGAATATCTTCTGGACCTTCACCATCGGTGGTAAAATCTATGACGATGCTGCCAAGCGTCAATTTGGTGTCGTGAGCAACTGGAACATGCGCGAGGAAATCATCAACCGCTGGACCACCCCCGGCCAAACGGATGCACAGTATCCTCGCTTGACACTTGATCCGGCCACTTATGGTTTGGACAACGAGTGGAACTACAACAGCACACTCTTCCTCTACGATGCCAGCTACGCCCGTTTGAAGAATGTGAACTTCGGTTACAACTTCAAGATCACGCAAGAGAAGAAATGGTTCATCAACAAGCTGCGCGTCTATGCCAGCGCCACGAACCTTTTGACCTTCACCAAGTATCCCGGTTCCGACCCCGAGATCGTGCGTGACCACAATGGACCACAGGGCCGCAACATCAGCCCCAACGTCACCTACTTGACGCCTCCACAGGAGCGCACCGTATCACTTGGTGTCGATGTTCAATTCTAA
- a CDS encoding WbqC family protein: protein MKIFPVYYFPSVSWFAAALQAETIVLEKWQYYRKQHFFNRMEIKTPDKVLRLSVPVKKAAEHTPIALREISQAGTWRPDHWKSIESALRSSPYFEFFEDRIAQFYEGEWDSLFDYNLAILTMVRDSLRLPITWTISEKYLDTEHYEADYREAFDPKDGFMPEWFQPKSYLQVFGEVFSPDLSILDLMCNKGPETERILRESIRGSEK, encoded by the coding sequence ATGAAAATTTTTCCGGTTTATTATTTCCCCTCGGTTTCATGGTTTGCCGCCGCGTTGCAAGCCGAGACGATCGTTTTGGAGAAATGGCAATACTACCGCAAGCAGCACTTTTTTAACCGGATGGAAATCAAAACTCCCGATAAAGTGTTGCGGCTCAGCGTTCCAGTAAAAAAAGCGGCCGAACACACACCCATCGCACTGCGCGAGATTTCGCAGGCAGGCACGTGGCGTCCCGACCACTGGAAATCCATCGAATCTGCCTTGCGTTCGTCACCCTACTTTGAATTTTTCGAGGACCGCATCGCACAATTCTATGAAGGTGAATGGGACTCGCTGTTTGATTACAACCTCGCCATCCTCACGATGGTGCGCGACAGCCTTCGTTTGCCGATCACTTGGACGATTTCAGAAAAGTATCTCGACACGGAGCATTATGAAGCCGACTATCGGGAAGCGTTTGACCCCAAGGATGGATTCATGCCCGAATGGTTCCAACCCAAGTCCTACTTGCAGGTATTCGGGGAAGTATTTTCGCCCGACTTGTCCATTTTGGACTTGATGTGCAACAAAGGCCCGGAAACGGAACGGATTTTGCGAGAGAGCATCCGGGGAAGTGAAAAGTGA
- a CDS encoding DUF4105 domain-containing protein: MITLKWAALLLFVGISFAPAQAQPPVSTLSPEAQVSVLTCSPGSELYSIFGHSALRIQDPATRLDWVWNYGVFEFDTPNFVLKFARGKLLYYVLSYNYRHFYKEYLNEKRSIYEQTLDLTEAQKKAIFEALLVNELPDNRYYQYDFFYDNCSTRERDLVAKALGKDLKFHPPQPDDFGTYRQLIDKYLRNDVWADFGIDLLLGSPTDKIADQQGATFLPDYLHQALSTAEVQIDGQWRPLVKSSQTLLQIPPQNRVSFQYGPHILGWSILGLALLFTFLGYRKGINLRGFDVVLFLTLGLLGILMLLFWVGTDHQATYVNLNMLWAFPLHLIFAFTVLMRRYDRFNQRYAFVMLIWMTAFLATSWLLPQSFHAATIPLAMAALVRLVWNWNIRKKKTT, from the coding sequence ATGATTACCCTAAAATGGGCGGCTTTGCTGCTATTTGTCGGGATTTCCTTCGCTCCCGCGCAGGCGCAGCCGCCCGTGAGCACGCTGAGCCCAGAGGCGCAGGTGAGTGTCTTGACCTGCTCGCCAGGCTCCGAATTGTATTCCATTTTCGGGCATAGCGCCCTGCGGATTCAGGATCCGGCTACTCGGCTCGATTGGGTTTGGAATTACGGTGTCTTCGAATTTGACACACCCAACTTCGTATTGAAATTCGCGAGGGGCAAGCTCCTTTATTATGTGCTGAGCTACAATTACCGCCATTTCTACAAGGAATACCTGAATGAAAAGCGCAGTATTTACGAGCAGACGCTGGACCTCACCGAAGCCCAGAAAAAGGCGATTTTCGAAGCTTTGCTGGTGAATGAGCTGCCCGACAACCGGTACTACCAATATGACTTTTTCTACGACAACTGCTCGACGCGCGAGCGCGACCTCGTGGCAAAGGCGTTGGGCAAGGACTTAAAGTTCCATCCGCCGCAGCCTGATGATTTTGGCACCTACCGCCAATTGATCGACAAATACCTGCGCAACGATGTCTGGGCAGATTTCGGGATCGACTTGCTGCTCGGCAGCCCGACTGACAAAATCGCCGATCAGCAGGGCGCCACGTTCCTGCCCGATTATTTGCATCAAGCGCTTTCGACGGCCGAAGTTCAAATTGACGGTCAATGGCGGCCTTTGGTCAAATCTTCGCAAACCTTGCTGCAGATCCCGCCACAAAATCGCGTTTCATTTCAGTATGGCCCCCATATCCTGGGATGGAGCATATTGGGTTTGGCATTGCTGTTTACCTTTTTGGGCTACCGAAAGGGAATCAACCTGAGAGGGTTTGACGTCGTCCTGTTTTTGACCTTGGGGTTGTTGGGCATCCTGATGCTGCTTTTTTGGGTGGGAACCGACCATCAAGCTACTTATGTGAACTTGAACATGCTCTGGGCATTTCCGCTTCACCTGATCTTTGCCTTTACGGTGCTGATGCGTCGCTATGACCGCTTCAATCAACGGTATGCGTTTGTCATGCTCATCTGGATGACAGCGTTTTTGGCAACAAGTTGGCTGCTCCCCCAAAGTTTTCATGCGGCAACCATACCCTTGGCCATGGCCGCCTTGGTGCGCTTGGTTTGGAATTGGAACATTCGCAAGAAGAAAACAACCTGA
- a CDS encoding DinB family protein, with protein sequence MKTQFEILRQIRVNFAKLLEGHSLATLNLVPVGYNNNLIWNFGHALVSTQLLIYRPTGQPMHIETDIIERYRRGTKPEGKVNAADVEILRSLSISTLHSLEADYAAGLFANFESYTTGFGVRLDSAEDALKFIPVHETLHLGYAMALKRMLD encoded by the coding sequence ATGAAAACGCAATTCGAAATTCTCCGTCAAATACGGGTCAACTTTGCCAAGTTGCTCGAAGGCCACAGCCTCGCCACCCTGAATTTGGTTCCTGTCGGATACAACAACAATTTGATCTGGAATTTCGGGCATGCCCTGGTTTCCACGCAATTGTTGATTTATCGACCAACCGGGCAGCCGATGCATATCGAGACTGACATCATCGAGCGCTATCGGCGTGGCACCAAACCTGAAGGCAAGGTCAATGCCGCAGATGTTGAAATTTTGCGTAGCCTCTCGATCAGCACGCTCCATTCGCTGGAGGCGGACTATGCGGCAGGGCTTTTTGCCAATTTCGAATCTTATACCACCGGCTTTGGTGTGAGGCTTGATTCGGCTGAAGACGCGCTAAAATTCATTCCCGTCCACGAGACCCTTCACTTGGGCTACGCCATGGCCCTCAAGCGAATGCTGGACTGA